One window of Ziziphus jujuba cultivar Dongzao chromosome 5, ASM3175591v1 genomic DNA carries:
- the LOC107430480 gene encoding uncharacterized protein LOC107430480, with product MEKSSEGSRELQCVGKLEIAKPKPVGFLCGSIPVPTDKAFHFFNSALIPSRQTVSAPRYRMLPTETDLNNPPLLSSLPEKVLPIGSVQSKATGDLPWDDGAVTTNLTRKCEALAVSGLVEYGDEIDVIAATDILKQIFKIPYSKARLSIAVHRIGQTLVLNTGPDVEEGEKLIRRHKNQTKCADQSLFLNFAMHSVRMEACDCPPTHNVPTHNVPLAEQSNSSVLPGVNTQFMGQHNDIAQNEELNHCSEYAKVKQDGLYWGNKKNKRNKKCDPVKKVSQVGEKPRSSMQESEKNRRVGNDGFLRVLFWQFHNFRMLLGSDLLLFSNEKYVAVSLHLWDVTRQITPLTWLEAWLDNVMASVHELAICYHQNGVVQGYELLKTDDIFLLKGISDDGTPAFHPYVVQQNGLSVLRFLQDNCKQEPAAYWLYKSAGEDVIQLFDLSVIPTNHSSSDCDGVSSDLPSLIHRGRSDSLYSLGTLLYRIAHRLSLSMAPDKMEKCAKFIKKCLDFLEEPDHLVVRAFAHEQFARLILNYDKDLDLTSEALPMGCELMVTDVAEEESMDFFSSISESGVHGKVASVVDEENLCESGQNFQDLATEASVKMTLEENIHGPRQMIESGELEFKDSSGAVSCSCGDENLTVCELPPTTTHVVQTITDPISTKLAAIHHISQAIKSLRWMRQLQSTEKELMEEGCETPDRPPPSVDLSVCACGDADCIEVCDIRKWLPTSKLDHKLWKLVLLLGESYLALGRAYKEDRQLHQALNVVELACSVYGSMPQHLRDTRFISSMVNSSSSQMKFDYGNEKWRSYNSNVKDVDSNSNDCFTSEQFSSIYLFWANAWILVGDVYVEFYMVKGNEMTIQSERKFSTRDLKVSSEVVKEVRRLKKKLGQFTQNCSTCSLVNCSCQSDRASSGSSASSSSRDGTTAYGRKNNKRSFAKSTIYSRFGEPEDGSLHHKFDNGQSSDGGYQHHNRDDGILTEASNTDMLDVKVGVTNSGKLEGVLEEHDLGSTVASQSEVAPKETPKVKNGGIFKYLGGPVVGDPEYNLSAALSCYEEARNALGGLPSSSGEQQSLMKKKGWVCNELGRYRLERKELKNAELAFADAIKAFREVSDHTNIILINCNLGHGRRALAEEMVTKIEDFKLHSIFQNMYDHALETAKLEYSESLRYYGAAKLELNAITKEAESVISSLRTEVYTQFAHTYLRLGMLLAREDTTAEVYKNGVIEDVYKGYTSSSGRRTRKDTQKHEISANDAIREALSLYESMGELRKQEAAYAYFQLACYQRDCCLKFLESDLKKTNLSKGESGILQRVKQYASLAERNWQKAIDFYGPKTHFIMYLTILIERSALSSSLASPLHSNTMLESALCCMLEGRHLPETNLESLKINHPELHSKFWSQLQTLLKKMLAVALSASGNKPPSQPAPVSNRSVDAGKLRELYKISLKSSNFSQLHAMYSLWIS from the exons ATGGAGAAATCATCGGAGGGCTCGCGAGAGCTTCAGTGCGTTGGGAAATTGGAGATAGCGAAGCCAAAGCCCGTAGGGTTTCTCTGCGGCTCCATCCCTGTTCCAACCGATAAAGCCTTCCATTTCTTCAATTCGGCTCTCATTCCTTCCCGCCAAAC AGTGAGTGCTCCACGGTATCGGATGCTTCCGACGGAGACGGATCTCAATAACCCTCCGCTCCTTTCGAGTTTGCCTGAAAAAGTTCTTCCAATTGGCTCTGTGCAGTCTAAGGCCACCGGTG ATTTACCTTGGGATGATGGCGCTGTTACAACAAATCTCACTAGGAAATGTGAGGCCCTTGCTGTGTCTGGTTTGGTTGAGTATGGAGATGAGATAGACGTAATTGCTGCAACTGACATTCTGAAGCAGATATTCAAGATTCCATATTCCAAGGCTCGATTATCAATTGCAGTCCATCGTATTGGGCAAACACTAGTTTTGAATACCGG GCCTGATGTTGAAGAGGGAGAGAAGTTGATTAGGAGacataaaaatcaaacaaaatgtgcagatcaatctttgtttttgaattttgctATGCACTCAGTTAGAATGGAGGCTTGTGATTGTCCACCAACGCATAATGTCCCAACGCATAATGTCCCATTGGCTGAGCAATCAAACTCTTCTGTTCTTCCAGGAGTAAATACTCAGTTTATGGGGCAGCATAATGATATTGCTCAAAATGAAGAATTAAATCATTGTTCTGAGTATGCAAAGGTTAAGCAGGATGGCTTGTATTGGGGGAACAAGAAGaataagagaaataaaaaatgtgaTCCTGTCAAAAAGGTTTCACAAGTTGGTGAGAAGCCCAGGTCTTCAATGCAAGAGTCTGAAAAAAATAGAAGAGTAGGTAATGATGGTTTTTTAAGGGTTTTGTTTTGGCAATTTCACAATTTCCGTATGCTTCTGGGGAGTGACTTGCTATTGTTCAGCAATGAAAAATATGTTGCGGTTAGCCTGCATTTATGGGATGTTACGCGGCAG ATTACTCCCTTAACATGGCTTGAAGCTTGGCTTGACAATGTCATGGCTAGTGTACATGAATTGGCTATCTGTTACCATCAAAATGGTGTTGTCCAGGGTTATGAGCTTCTGAAAACggatgatatatttttattaaaaggaATCTCTGATGATGGCACTCCTGCTTTTCATCCGTATGTTGTCCAGCAGAATGGCCTTTCTGTTTTGAGGTTCCTTCAAGATAATTGCAAGCAAGAACCTGCAGCTTATTGG CTGTATAAAAGTGCTGGTGAAGATGTAATTCAACTTTTTGATCTTTCTGTTATTCCTACGAACCATTCTTCCAGTGATTGTGATGGTGTCTCAAGCGACCTTCCTTCTCTCATTCATAGAGGGAGAAGTGATTCCTTGTATTCTTTGGGGACTCTTTTGTATCGAATTGCTCACAGGCTCTCTCTTTCGATG GCTCCAGATAAAATGGAAAAGTGTgcaaaatttataaagaaatgtTTGGATTTCCTGGAAGAGCCAGATCATTTG GTTGTACGAGCATTTGCGCATGAACAATTTGCAAGGCTTATCTTGAATTACGATAAAGATTTGGACTTGACATCTGAAGCTCTTCCTATGGGATGTGAACTTATGGTTACTGATGTTGCTGAAGAAGAATCTATGGACTTTTTTAGTAGTATTTCTGAGTCAGGTGTTCATGGAAAGGTTGCCTCAGTGGTTGATGAGGAGAATCTGTGTGAAAGTGGACAAAATTTTCAAGATTTAGCAACAGAAGCTTCAGTTAAGATGACTCTCGAGGAAAATATTCATGGTCCGAGACAAATGATTGAATCAGGTGAATTAGAGTTTAAAGATTCCAGTGGAGCTGTGTCTTGTTCCTGTGGTGATGAAAACCTCACAGTTTGTGAATTGCCTCCAACAACCACGCATGTAGTTCAAACTATTACTGATCCAATCTCCACTAAGTTGGCTGCAATTCATCATATTTCTCAGGCTATTAAATCTCTTAGATGGATGCGTCAACTGCAGAGCACTGAAAAGGAGCTGATGGAGGAGGGTTGTGAAACTCCTGATAGGCCACCTCCATCTGTCGATCTTTCTGTCTGTGCATGTGGTGATGCTGACTGTATTGAAGTCTGTGACATTAGAAAATGGCTTCCAACATCTAAATTGGATCATAAGTTGTGGAAACTTGTTCTTCTGCTAGGAGAATCTTATTTGGCCCTTGGACGTGCTTATAAGGAGGACAGGCAGTTGCATCAAGCTTTGAATGTTGTGGAGTTGGCTTGTTCTGTTTATGGATCAATGCCTCAGCATCTTCGAGATACAAGGTTTATATCTTCAATGGTTAATAGTTCATCATCACAAATGAAATTTGATTATGGCAATGAGAAATGGAGATCCTACAATAGCAATGTGAAAGATGTGGACTCTAACTCTAATGATTGCTTTACTTCTGAGCAATTCTCTTCAATATACCTGTTCTGGGCCAATGCTTGGATACTAGTTGGAGATGTTTATGTTGAATTTTATATGGTCAAGGGCAATGAAATGACTATACAATCGGAGAGGAAATTTTCCACTAGAGATTTGAAAGTTTCATCTGAGGTTGTGAAGGAAGTCAGAAGGCTCAAGAAGAAGCTAGGGCAGTTTACACAGAACTGCAGTACATGTTCTCTGGTAAACTGCAGCTGCCAAAGTGATAGAGCAAGCAGTGGTAGCAGTGCAAGCAGTAGTAGCAGAGATGGTACGACAGCATATGGcagaaaaaacaacaaaagatCATTTGCTAAGAGTACCATCTACTCACGTTTTGGAGAACCTGAGGATGGCAGTCTTCATCATAAATTTGACAATGGACAGAGTTCTGATGGTGGATATCAGCACCACAACAGAGATGATGGAATTCTTACTGAAGCTTCTAATACTGATATGCTTGATGTGAAAGTGGGAGTTACAAATTCTGGAAAACTAGAGGGAGTCTTGGAGGAACATGATTTGGGGTCAACAGTGGCTTCTCAATCAGAAGTCGCTCCAAAAGAAACACCAAAAGtgaaaaatggtgggatattcAAGTACCTTGGAGGTCCTGTAGTTGGTGATCCTGAATACAATCTTTCAGCAGCCCTAAGTTGTTATGAAGAAGCTAGAAATGCATTGGGTGGACTTCCATCTAGTTCAGGTGAACAACAATctttaatgaaaaagaaagggtGGGTTTGCAATGAACTGGGACGATACAGGCTTGAAAGGAAAGAACTTAAAAATGCTGAACTTGCATTTGCGGATGCTATAAAAGCTTTCAGAGAAGTTTCTGACCatacaaatattatattaatcaatTGTAATTTGGGTCATGGTAGAAGAGCATTGGCTGAGGAGATGGTGACAAAGATTGAGGATTTTAAATTACATTCAATCTTTCAGAATATGTATGACCATGCTTTAGAGACTGCTAAATTAGAATATAGTGAATCACTTAGATATTATGGGGCTGCAAAGTTAGAACTAAATGCTATCACAAAAGAGGCTGAATCAGTGATCAGCAGCTTGAGGACCGAGGTATATACGCAGTTCGCTCATACATATCTGAGGCTAGGTATGCTATTGGCCAGAGAAGATACAACTGCAGAAGTTTATAAAAATGGGGTCATTGAAGATGTATATAAGGGTTACACCAGTTCTAGTGGCAGAAGAACAAGAAAAGATACACAAAAGCATGAGATTTCAGCCAATGATGCCATTAGGGAGGCATTATCTCTGTATGAATCCATGGGTGAATTACGCAAACAAGAGGCTGCATATGCTTATTTTCAGTTGGCTTGCTACCAAAGGGATTGTTGTTTGAAGTTTTTGGAGTCGGATcttaagaaaacaaatttatcTAAAGGTGAAAGTGGCATTCTTCAACGGGTGAAGCAGTATGCATCCCTAGCTGAGAGAAATTGGCAAAAGGCCATTGACTTCTATGGCCCCAAAACACATTTCATCATGTATCTGACTATTCTTATAGAGAGATCAGCGCTTTCTTCGAGCCTTGCAAGCCCTTTACATTCAAATACA ATGCTGGAGTCAGCTCTTTGTTGCATGCTTGAAGGACGTCACCTACCAGAAACAAACTTAGAGTCATTGAAAATCAACCATCCTGAGTTACATTCCAAATTTTGGAGTCAGCTGCAGAcgcttttgaaaaaaatgttGGCTGTTGCTCTTTCAGCAAGTGGAAACAAGCCTCCTTCCCAACCAGCTCCAGTATCTAACAGATCTGTAGATGCGGGAAAACTCCGGGAGCTCTATAAAATATCTCTGAAGTCCAGCAATTTCAGTCAGTTGCATGCTATGTATTCCTTGTGGATTTCGTAG
- the LOC107430484 gene encoding uncharacterized protein LOC107430484 isoform X2: MEIVESLYEIPVQDPEEEEFSSADLNWVKFGNLEHHDDVALIPYDRVDAFILGECSNVECPTRFHIERGRKRSLGSLKDFKDDEYLEYRLYWCSFGPENYGEGGGILPSRRYRLNTRNRAARPQSMRGCTCNFVVKRLYARPSLALLIYHERRHVNKSGFVCHGPLDRDAIGPGAKKIPYICNEIQQRTMSMIYLGIPEENVLEKHIEGIQRYCGSDAKVNSLASQYVHKLGMIIKRSTHELDLDDQASIRMWVERNKKSIFFYQDSSETDSFILGIQTEWQLQQMIRFGHRNLIAADSTFGIKRLKYPFCTLLVFDSRQHALPVAWVITRSFAKADVSKWMKSLLDRARSVEPGLKISGFLIDDAAAEIDPIRDVFGCPVLFSLWRVRRSWHRNIVKRCSSIEVQREILKRLGTLVYNIWGGIGSLSGALEELTQDFVDQTAFMEYFKGRWIPKIEMWLSAMKTLPLASQEASGAIEAYHVKLKVKLFDDSHLGALQRVDWLVHKLTTELHSSYWLDRYADECDSFQSVKEEYIASTSWHRALQIPDSAVTLDDNDRLFAKVLSQKDSSISHLVWNPGSEFAFCDCAWSMQGNLCKHILKKPMDDSVGLDQSMAWTYQMLDQIQKLVELNGSKDIGTLVNNLPTRWVSKKSRTHVGKPSSTAALPSNSNGTRTAAARKKNRKRKRLSRLR; this comes from the exons ATGGAAATTGTTGAATCCTTATATGAAATCCCAGTTCAAGATCCAGAAGAGGAGGAGTTCTCTTCTGCTGATTTGAACTGGGTCAAGTTTGGTAACCTGGAACACCATGACGATGTAGCTCTCATACCTTATGACCGTGTTGATGCTTTCATACTTGGTGAATGCTCTAATGTCGAATGCCCTACTCGATTTCATATTGAAAGGGGTCGAAAACGTTCACTTGGTAGCTTGAAGGATTTCAAGGACGATGAGTATTTGGAATATAGACT GTATTGGTGTTCCTTTGGTCCTGAAAATTATGGGGAAGGTGGGGGTATATTACCCAGCAGAAGATATAGACTTAATACTCGAAACCGTGCTGCTAGACCCCAATCCATGAGGGGCTGTACTTGCAACTTTGTAGTGAAGCGGCTCTATGCTCGTCCTTCACTTGCGCTTTTAATATATCATGAGAGGCGCCATGTGAACAAGTCTGGTTTTGTTTGTCATGGGCCGCTTGATAGAGATGCCATTGGCCCTGGAGCTAAGAAAATTCCGTATATTTGTAATGAGATTCAACAGCGAACTATGTCTATGATCTATCTGGGAATACCTGAAGAGAATGTGTTGGAGAAACACATTGAAGGGATTCAACGATATTGTGGTTCAGATGCAAAGGTCAATAGCCTTGCTTCCCAGTATGTCCACAAACTCGGGATGATAATAAAGCGGTCTACTCATGAATTGGATCTAGATGATCAGGCTAGTATCCGCATGTGGGTTGAACGcaataaaaaatctatattcTTTTATCAAGACTCTTCAGAAACAGATTCTTTCATTCTGGGAATTCAAACTGAATGGCAGTTGCAGCAAATGATTCGCTTTGGTCATCGCAATCTTATTGCAGCTGATTCAACGTTTGGTATAAAGAGACTCAAG TATCCCTTCTGCACACTTCTGGTGTTTGATTCAAGACAACATGCACTCCCTGTTGCATGGGTCATCACACGCAGCTTTGCAAAGGCAGATGTGTCTAAATGGATGAAAAGCCTTCTTGATCGTGCACGTAGTGTTGAGCCAGGATTAAAGATCAGTGGATTTTTAATTGATGATGCAGCTGCAGAAATTGATCCCATCAG GGATGTATTTGGTTGTCCTGTTCTATTTTCTCTTTGGCGAGTTCGGAGATCCTGGCATAGGAATATTGTTAAACGATGCAGTAGTATAGAAGTTCAGCGGGAAATTCTGAAACGTCTAGGTACACTAGTTTACAACATTTGGGGTGGAATTGGTTCCCTCAGTGGAGCCTTGGAAGAATTAACACAGGATTTTGTTGATCAAACTGCTTTCATGGAATATTTTAAGGGCCGTTGGATTCCTAAGATTG AAATGTGGCTTTCAGCAATGAAAACTCTTCCTCTTGCAAGCCAGGAGGCATCTGGTGCCATCGAAGCTTATCATGTAAAGCTAAAAGTGAAACTGTTTGATGATTCTCATCTTGGAGCACTCCAAAGGGTTGACTGGCTGGTGCATAAGCTGACAACCGAATTGCATTCAAGCTACTGGCTTGACCGCTATGCAGATGAGTGTGATTCTTTTCAGAGTGTCAAGGAGGAGTATATTGCTTCTACATCCTGGCACAGAGCATTGCAAATTCCAGATTCTGCTGTTACCTTAGACGACAATGACCGTCTCTTTGCCAAGGTTTTAAGCCAGAAAGACAGTAGCATTTCACATTTAGTGTGGAATCCTGGATCAGAGTTTGCTTTTTGTGATTGTGCATGGTCGATGCAAGGAAACCTTTGCAAGCATATCCTCAAG AAACCAATGGATGATTCAGTTGGACTGGACCAGTCCATGGCCTGGACTTATCAGATGCttgatcaaattcaaaaacttgTTGAATTGAATGGTTCTAAAGATATTGGCACCCTGGTAAATAATCTGCCAACGAGATGGGTTTCTAAGAAAAGCAGAACGCATGTTGGCAAGCCTTCTTCTACCGCAGCTCTTCCATCTAATTCTAATGGTACAAGGACTGCTGCAGCTAGGAAGAAGAATCGGAAGCGGAAGAGATTGTCACGATTAAGATAA
- the LOC107430484 gene encoding uncharacterized protein LOC107430484 isoform X1 → MEIVESLYEIPVQDPEEEEFSSADLNWVKFGNLEHHDDVALIPYDRVDAFILGECSNVECPTRFHIERGRKRSLGSLKDFKDDEYLEYRLYWCSFGPENYGEGGGILPSRRYRLNTRNRAARPQSMRGCTCNFVVKRLYARPSLALLIYHERRHVNKSGFVCHGPLDRDAIGPGAKKIPYICNEIQQRTMSMIYLGIPEENVLEKHIEGIQRYCGSDAKVNSLASQYVHKLGMIIKRSTHELDLDDQASIRMWVERNKKSIFFYQDSSETDSFILGIQTEWQLQQMIRFGHRNLIAADSTFGIKRLKYPFCTLLVFDSRQHALPVAWVITRSFAKADVSKWMKSLLDRARSVEPGLKISGFLIDDAAAEIDPIRDVFGCPVLFSLWRVRRSWHRNIVKRCSSIEVQREILKRLGTLVYNIWGGIGSLSGALEELTQDFVDQTAFMEYFKGRWIPKIEMWLSAMKTLPLASQEASGAIEAYHVKLKVKLFDDSHLGALQRVDWLVHKLTTELHSSYWLDRYADECDSFQSVKEEYIASTSWHRALQIPDSAVTLDDNDRLFAKVLSQKDSSISHLVWNPGSEFAFCDCAWSMQGNLCKHILKVNMICDSKQGHQPSLSFQSFNDILMHLWQKPMDDSVGLDQSMAWTYQMLDQIQKLVELNGSKDIGTLVNNLPTRWVSKKSRTHVGKPSSTAALPSNSNGTRTAAARKKNRKRKRLSRLR, encoded by the exons ATGGAAATTGTTGAATCCTTATATGAAATCCCAGTTCAAGATCCAGAAGAGGAGGAGTTCTCTTCTGCTGATTTGAACTGGGTCAAGTTTGGTAACCTGGAACACCATGACGATGTAGCTCTCATACCTTATGACCGTGTTGATGCTTTCATACTTGGTGAATGCTCTAATGTCGAATGCCCTACTCGATTTCATATTGAAAGGGGTCGAAAACGTTCACTTGGTAGCTTGAAGGATTTCAAGGACGATGAGTATTTGGAATATAGACT GTATTGGTGTTCCTTTGGTCCTGAAAATTATGGGGAAGGTGGGGGTATATTACCCAGCAGAAGATATAGACTTAATACTCGAAACCGTGCTGCTAGACCCCAATCCATGAGGGGCTGTACTTGCAACTTTGTAGTGAAGCGGCTCTATGCTCGTCCTTCACTTGCGCTTTTAATATATCATGAGAGGCGCCATGTGAACAAGTCTGGTTTTGTTTGTCATGGGCCGCTTGATAGAGATGCCATTGGCCCTGGAGCTAAGAAAATTCCGTATATTTGTAATGAGATTCAACAGCGAACTATGTCTATGATCTATCTGGGAATACCTGAAGAGAATGTGTTGGAGAAACACATTGAAGGGATTCAACGATATTGTGGTTCAGATGCAAAGGTCAATAGCCTTGCTTCCCAGTATGTCCACAAACTCGGGATGATAATAAAGCGGTCTACTCATGAATTGGATCTAGATGATCAGGCTAGTATCCGCATGTGGGTTGAACGcaataaaaaatctatattcTTTTATCAAGACTCTTCAGAAACAGATTCTTTCATTCTGGGAATTCAAACTGAATGGCAGTTGCAGCAAATGATTCGCTTTGGTCATCGCAATCTTATTGCAGCTGATTCAACGTTTGGTATAAAGAGACTCAAG TATCCCTTCTGCACACTTCTGGTGTTTGATTCAAGACAACATGCACTCCCTGTTGCATGGGTCATCACACGCAGCTTTGCAAAGGCAGATGTGTCTAAATGGATGAAAAGCCTTCTTGATCGTGCACGTAGTGTTGAGCCAGGATTAAAGATCAGTGGATTTTTAATTGATGATGCAGCTGCAGAAATTGATCCCATCAG GGATGTATTTGGTTGTCCTGTTCTATTTTCTCTTTGGCGAGTTCGGAGATCCTGGCATAGGAATATTGTTAAACGATGCAGTAGTATAGAAGTTCAGCGGGAAATTCTGAAACGTCTAGGTACACTAGTTTACAACATTTGGGGTGGAATTGGTTCCCTCAGTGGAGCCTTGGAAGAATTAACACAGGATTTTGTTGATCAAACTGCTTTCATGGAATATTTTAAGGGCCGTTGGATTCCTAAGATTG AAATGTGGCTTTCAGCAATGAAAACTCTTCCTCTTGCAAGCCAGGAGGCATCTGGTGCCATCGAAGCTTATCATGTAAAGCTAAAAGTGAAACTGTTTGATGATTCTCATCTTGGAGCACTCCAAAGGGTTGACTGGCTGGTGCATAAGCTGACAACCGAATTGCATTCAAGCTACTGGCTTGACCGCTATGCAGATGAGTGTGATTCTTTTCAGAGTGTCAAGGAGGAGTATATTGCTTCTACATCCTGGCACAGAGCATTGCAAATTCCAGATTCTGCTGTTACCTTAGACGACAATGACCGTCTCTTTGCCAAGGTTTTAAGCCAGAAAGACAGTAGCATTTCACATTTAGTGTGGAATCCTGGATCAGAGTTTGCTTTTTGTGATTGTGCATGGTCGATGCAAGGAAACCTTTGCAAGCATATCCTCAAGGTTAATATGATATGTGATAGTAAACAGGGTCATCAACCATCCTTGTCTTTTCAGtcatttaatgatatattaatgCATCTATGGCAGAAACCAATGGATGATTCAGTTGGACTGGACCAGTCCATGGCCTGGACTTATCAGATGCttgatcaaattcaaaaacttgTTGAATTGAATGGTTCTAAAGATATTGGCACCCTGGTAAATAATCTGCCAACGAGATGGGTTTCTAAGAAAAGCAGAACGCATGTTGGCAAGCCTTCTTCTACCGCAGCTCTTCCATCTAATTCTAATGGTACAAGGACTGCTGCAGCTAGGAAGAAGAATCGGAAGCGGAAGAGATTGTCACGATTAAGATAA
- the LOC107430458 gene encoding subtilisin-like protease SBT3.11 — protein MVLYQGGRRRSSVSVCLVLISIVWIGMADSSPKLGVEGDSSSSTTPAAVSESAVHIIYTEQPPNNEEPESFHIRTLASVFGSEDAAKEALIYSYKNAASGFSAKLTPQQVLEISKQPGVLQVVPSRTLQLHSGPAKLH, from the exons ATGGTCTTATAtcaaggaggaagaagaagaagcagtgTTAGTGTTTGTTTGGTGTTGATTTCGATAGTTTGGATAGGCATGGCCGACTCGTCTCCCAAACTCGGTGTAGAAGGAGATTCCTCTTCTTCTACCACTCCTGCTGCGGTTTCCGAATCTGCCGTACACATCATCTACACTGAACAGCCCCCAAATAATGAAGAGCCTGAATCCTTCCACATCCGAACCCTAGCCTCCGTCTTCGGCAG TGAGGATGCGGCGAAGGAGGCTCTGATTTATAGCTACAAGAACGCTGCCAGTGGGTTCTCTGCTAAACTCACTCCACAGCAGGTTTTGGAGATTTCAA AGCAACCAGGTGTTCTTCAAGTTGTCCCAAGCAGGACACTTCAGCTTCATTCAGGACCAGCGAAGTTGcattaa